The Candidatus Methylomirabilota bacterium genome includes the window CCTGAAGAAGGGCACGCCGACCATGGGCGGGCTCGTGATCGTCGGGGCTCTTCTGCTGTCGACGCTCCTCTGGGCGAACCTCACGAACCGCTACGTATGGGTCGTGGTGCTGGCCGTGACGGGCTTCGGCCTCATCGGGATGTGGGACGACCTCCGGAAGCTGCGCACCCGCAAGGGCCTCTCGGCGAGGACGAAGTTCGGCCTGCAGCTGGCGCTGGCCTTCGCGCTGCTGCAGATCGTCTTCTGGCAGCCGGAGTCGAACGGCTGGGCGCCGGTGCTGCCGATCCCCTTCCTCAAGGGCTGGCTCCTCGATCTCGGGTGGTGGTGGATCCCCTTCGCGATGCTGGTCATCGTCGGGGCCTCGAACGCGGTGAACCTGACGGACGGCCTCGACGGCCTGGCGATCGGGCCCGTCATCATGGCCGGCGGCGCCTTCGGCGTCATCGCCTACCTGACCGGCAACTTCCGGGCGGCGGATTATCTAAAAATCCTGAACGTCCGGGGCGCGGGCGAGCTGACGGTCTTCTGCGGGGCGCTGATCGGGGCGGCCATCGGCTTCCTCTGGTTCAAC containing:
- the mraY gene encoding phospho-N-acetylmuramoyl-pentapeptide-transferase — its product is MLYHLLVPLAKDHIVFNVFRYLTFRSLMALICALIISLVIGPWIIRHLREMQREADTIREDTPDSHRLKKGTPTMGGLVIVGALLLSTLLWANLTNRYVWVVVLAVTGFGLIGMWDDLRKLRTRKGLSARTKFGLQLALAFALLQIVFWQPESNGWAPVLPIPFLKGWLLDLGWWWIPFAMLVIVGASNAVNLTDGLDGLAIGPVIMAGGAFGVIAYLTGNFRAADYLKILNVRGAGELTVFCGALIGAAIGFLWFNCHPAQVFMGDVGSLALGGAIGTLAVLTKSELLLPLVGGLYVLEAASVIIQVASYKLTGRRVFRRAPLHHHYELAGWAEPKIVVRFWIVSFALALLALSTLKLR